A genomic window from Triticum urartu cultivar G1812 chromosome 7, Tu2.1, whole genome shotgun sequence includes:
- the LOC125520636 gene encoding non-lysosomal glucosylceramidase-like: protein MGSSGFEQAKPHLHVDCARPPAITWQRKFDDEGKKVAMLSMTTDVLTIIPLIFKMLRLHVEGIAKNQIAVYDPLRKWMDNCYRGVPLGGLGSGSIGRSYRGYFQQFQIFPRIYEEKPILPNQFSAFVSRPGGKSYSTVLSAPTADLLKGIDKAGIRSWDWKLKEKNCNYHGLFPRSWTVYDGEPDPEIKITCRQISPFIPHNYKESSFPVAVFTFTVQNSGSTPADVTLLFTWANSVGGKSELTGNHINSRIKARDGVHGVLLRHRTADGNPPVTFAIASQETGDVRVTCCPSFAMGPSSPGGRDQFTAKDMWDEVKKHGSFGEAAGGAPNASSGPGSSIGAAVASTTTVPAGGTRVVSFALSWSCPEVKFPAGRTYHRRYTKFLGLDRDSAAEQLAHDALLEHMEWESKIDEWQRPILQDKRLPEWYPVVLFNELYYLNAGGTIWTDGLPPKKTSFASSKYGSTTESFTLDGFRAGDLAVDGILSAMSTAEERLESSSAFGAALLGDGEENVGQFLYLEGMEYHMWNTYDVHFYSSFALISLFPEIELSLQRDFARAVLLHDPRPMRTLDGVDVPRKVLGAVPHDIGLADPWFELNAYMIHDPSRWKDLNPKFVLQVYRDVAATGNVAFATAAWPAVYLAMAYMDQFDRDGDGMVENEGRPDQTFDLWSVSGVSAYTGGLWVAALQAAAAMARIVGDPGAEGYFLERYKRAQRVYDGELWNGSYFDYDNSGGATSKSIMADQLAGQWYARACGLEPVVEEEKARSALGTVLDYNVMRVQGGAVGAVNGMRPDGAVDASSLQSKEVWVGVTYGVAAAMLHEGMPEAAFRTAKGAHDAGWGRDGFGYAFQTPEAWTSDAGGGYRSLHYMRPLSIWAMQWALSPPELHWDLRVVPGSVSAVASPAEVDLAREKFEKVASMLRLPEEVQHKGYLRAIYQVLRQMLLPES from the exons ATGGGAAGTTCAGGGTTTGAGCAAGCAAAG CCACACTTGCACGTCGACTGTGCTCGGCCACCAGCAATAACTTGGCAGAGGAAATTCGACGATGAAGGCAAGAAGGTTGCTATGCTTAGCATGACCACTGATGTCTTGACAATT ATACCCTTGATTTTTAAAATGCTTCGACTACACGTCGAAGGAATAGCGAAAAACCAA ATTGCGGTCTATGATCCGCTCAGGAAATGGATGGACAACTGCTACCGCGGGGTACCCCTCGGCGGACTAGG TTCAGGAAGCATAGGGAGAAGCTACAGAGGGTACTTTCAGCAGTTTCAAATATTCCCCAGGATATACGAAGAGAAGCCTATCCTGCCCAACCAGTTCTCA GCATTCGTTTCGCGGCCCGGCGGGAAGAGCTACTCCACAGTGTTGTCGGCACCAACTGCTGATCTCCTCAA GGGAATAGATAAAGCCGGTATCAGGTCTTGGGACTGGAAGCTGAAAGAGAAGAATTGCAACTACCATGGCTTGTTCCCAAGATCTTGGACTGTATATGATG GCGAGCCTGACCCTGAAATCAAGATCACCTGCCGTCAGATATCGCCCTTCATCCCTCACAACTACAAGGAGAGCAGCTTTCCCGTCGCGGTTTTCACTTTTACG GTGCAAAATTCTGGGAGCACACCTGCGGATGTCACATTGCTCTTCACATGGGCA AATTCCGTGGGTGGAAAATCAGAACTGACGGGGAATCACATCAACTCCAGAATCAA AGCGCGCGACGGCGTCCATGGCGTCCTTCTACGCCACAGGACGGCGGACGGGAACCCTCCGGTGACGTTCGCGATCGCGTCGCAGGAGACCGGCGACGTCCGCGTCACCTGCTGCCCGTCCTTCGCGATGGGCCCGTCCAGCCCCGGCGGCCGCGACCAGTTCACGGCCAAGGACATGTGGGACGAGGTCAAGAAACATGGTTCCTTTGGTGAGGCCGCCGGCGGGGCGCCGAATGCGTCGTCGGGTCCTGGATCGTCTATTGGGGCGGCGGTCGCGTCGACGACGACGGTGCCGGCGGGGGGCACGCGCGTGGTGTCGTTCGCGCTCTCGTGGTCGTGCCCCGAGGTGAAGTTCCCCGCCGGGAGGACCTACCACCGGAGGTACACCAAGTTCCTCGGCCTGGATCGAGACTCCGCCGCAGAACAACTGGCTCACGACGCCCTTCTCG AACACATGGAGTGGGAGTCGAAAATCGACGAGTGGCAGAGGCCTATCCTGCAGGACAAGAGGCTGCCTGAATG GTATCCGGTTGTACTGTTCAACGAGCTCTACTATCTCAACGCTGGAGGCACTATTTGGACAG ATGGGCTGCCTCCGAAGAAGACCAGCTTTGCCTCGTCAAAGTACGGGTCGACGACGGAGTCCTTCACTCTCGACGGGTTCCGCGCAGGTGATCTCGCTGTGGACGGTATCCTGAGCGCAATGTCGACGGCGGAGGAGCGGCTGGAATCATCGTCGGCGTTCGGCGCGGCCCTTCTCGGCGACGGCGAGGAGAACGTGGGGCAGTTCTTGTACCTGGAGGGGATGGAGTACCACATGTGGAACACCTACGACGTTCACTTCTACTCCTCCTTCGCGCTGATCTCCCTCTTCCCGGAGATCGAGCTCAGCCTCCAGCGCGACTTCGCCCGCGCCGTCCTCCTCCACGACCCGCGCCCCATGCGCACGCTCGACGGCGTCGACGTCCCACGCAAGGTGCTCGGCGCCGTGCCGCACGACATCGGCCTGGCCGACCCCTGGTTCGAGCTGAACGCGTACATGATCCATGACCCGTCGCGGTGGAAGGACCTCAACCCCAAGTTCGTCCTCCAGGTGTACCGCGACGTCGCCGCCACCGGGAATGTTGCGTTCGCGACGGCGGCGTGGCCGGCGGTGTACCTGGCCATGGCGTACATGGACCAGTTCGACCGTGACGGGGACGGTATGGTGGAGAACGAGGGCCGGCCCGACCAGACGTTCGACCTGTGGTCCGTCTCCGGGGTCAGCGCGTACACCGGCGGTCTCTGGGTCGCGGCCCTTCAGGCGGCGGCCGCCATGGCGCGCATCGTCGGCGACCCCGGCGCGGAGGGGTACTTCCTCGAGCGGTACAAAAGGGCGCAGCGCGTGTACGACGGCGAGCTCTGGAACGGCTCCTACTTCGACTACGACAACAGCGGCGGCGCGACTAGCAAGTCCATCATGGCCGACCAGCTCGCCGGGCAGTGGTACGCGCGCGCGTGCGGGCTGGAGCCGGTCGTGGAGGAGGAGAAGGCACGCAGCGCGCTGGGGACGGTGCTGGACTACAACGTGATGCGCGTGCAGGGCGGCGCGGTGGGGGCCGTGAACGGGATGCGGCCGGACGGCGCCGTGGACGCGTCGTCGCTGCAGTCCAAGGAGGTGTGGGTCGGGGTCACCTACGGCGTGGCCGCCGCCATGCTCCACGAGGGCATGCCGGAGGCGGCGTTCCGGACGGCGAAGGGCGCGCACGACGCCGGGTGGGGCAGGGACGGGTTCGGGTACGCGTTCCAGACGCCGGAGGCGTGGACGTCCGACGCCGGCGGCGGGTACCGGTCGCTACACTACATGCGGCCCCTCTCCATCTGGGCGATGCAGTGGGCGCTATCGCCGCCGGAGCTCCATTGGGACCTCCGGGTGGTTCCGGGTTCGGTGTCCGCCGTAGCGTCGCCGGCGGAGGTGGACCTGGCGCGGGAGAAGTTCGAGAAGGTGGCGAGCATGCTGAGGCTGCCGGAGGAAGTGCAGCACAAGGGGTATCTCAGAGCTATCTACCAGGTACTCCGGCAGATGCTGCTCCCGGAATCCTGA